The nucleotide sequence ATGGAGCAAAAAGTGGAAACTGGCGATATTTTCCGTATGTGCCAAACAAAAGATGCGCCTATTCAAGACTGGGTTAAATTAGCGGTAAACCGTGCGCGTTTGTCGGAAACGCCGGCTGTTTTTTGGTTAGATGAAAACCGTGCACATGACCGTGAAATCATTAAAAAAGTAAACAAATATTTAGCCAATTTTGATACCACAGGATTAGACATCCGCATTTTGGCTCCGGTTGATGCGTGTAAATTTTCTTTAGAAAGAATTCGTAAAGGTCAAGATACCATTTCGGTTTCAGGAAACGTTTTGCGTGATTATTTAACCGATTTATTTCCAATTTTAGAAGTAGGAACATCGGCAAAAATGTTGTCAATTGTGCCTTTGATGAACGGAGGTGGTTTGTTTGAAACCGGTGCAGGTGGATCGGCTCCAAAACACATCGAACAATTTATAGAAGAAGGCTATTTACGTTGGGATTCGTTAGGTGAATTTTTAGCATTAGGTGCTTCGTTAGAACATTTATCGCAAACACAAAACAACCCGAAAGCAATGATTTTAGCAGACGCTTTAGATGTGGCAACAGAAAAATTCTTGGCAAACGATAAATCGCCGGGTAGAAAATTAGGAACAATAGACAACCGTGGTTCTCATTTTTATTTAGCAATGTATTGGGCAGAAGCTTTGGCAGCACAAACTAAAGATGCTGATTTAGCAGCTTCATTCGCGCCAATTGCACAAGAAATGACAGCAAACGAAGCTAAAATCAACGAAGAATTGATCGCATCGCAAGGTAAACCGCAAGAAATTAAAGGTTATTACCAACCCAATTTTGAGTTAACATCAAAAGCTATGCGTCCGTCTGCAACGTTAAATGCAATTGTTTCTAAATTAGGATAATTTATATTTATAGATACTAAAACCGTCGGTTCTCGGCGGTTTTTTTTATGAAATCAATTAATTTTATCCCCATGAAAACCTTACATATAGCATCGGTTGCAATTATCAATCCAAACAAAGAACTGCTTTTGGTTCGTAAAAAAAATTCCGAATTTTATCAGTTAACCGGTGGTAAAATGCAAAATGGCGAGCAAGATATCGAAGCCATCATTCGCGAAGCTAAAGAAGAAATTGGTTTAAAAATCGAACCTCATCAACTAACATTTTTAGGATCGCACCAAACAAAAGCCGTAAACGAACACAATACAGTGGTTCATGGCAGCGTTTATTGGTTGCACGTACCCTTTTTTGAACCAATAATTGCCAACGAGATTCAGGAGTTTGTATGGATGAACAAAAATAATTATCAGCAATACAGCTGGGCACATTTAGCTAAAGAATTGGTTCAGCCCAAATGGTTGGCGTTATAGTTTGTTATTTCTAACTTTAATGAATAAATTATTTTTAAATTTGCACTAAAGCACAAACCCTTGCAACAAAAAACCGCTATGAAAAAAACGTTATTACTTGTATCATTTCTTATGTCGGTTGCGGCTTTTTCGCAAACTAAACATACCATTTCAGGTACTATTTTTCAGAAAAGCACCAGCCAACCAATACCTACTACTAACGTAAGTTTTTTGGTTAACAATATAGAAACTACAACCACAACAAACGAAAACGGTGATTATTCGATAATAGCAGAAAGCGGAACCTATCAAATATCTGTCTATGTGGATGGATATGGGTACAGCACACAAAAAGTGAATGTTAAAAAAGACACGAAAATCAACTTTTATGTGGCGCCAGATACCGAAGCATTAGACGAAATCGTAATCAATGCCACCAACAAAATCAATATTCGCAAACCCGAAATGAGCGTTAATAAACTCACGGCTGCAGAAATTAAAAAAGCACCAGTTGTTTTGGGCGAAACTGATATTTTAAAAACCATTTTGTTGTTGCCGGGTGTTGTAAATTCCGGGGAAGGAACATCTGGTTTTAACGTTCGCGGGGGCGGATCTGATCAGAATTTATTGTTGCTCGATCAAACTTCGGTTTACGGTTCATCGCATTTATATGGTTTTTTCTCGGTTTTTAATAACGATGCAGTGAGCAATATTAAATTGTACAAAGGCGGAATTCCTGCGCGTTATGGTGGTCGTGCTTCATCGGTTTTAGAAATCAATCAGAAAAGTGGTGATTTTGAAGATTTTAAAACCACCGGCGGAATTGGAATTTTATCAAGCAGATTGCTGGCAGAAGGCCCTGTTATTAAAGATAAATTGTCGTATTTGTTTGCCGGGAGAGCATCTTATGCCCATTTATTTTTAAAATTGACCGATATTGAAAGTGCCGCTTATTTTTACGACTTAAACACCAAATGGAGTTATTTATTGAACGATAAAAATCAGTTTTATTTTACCGGATATTTTGGTAGAGATATTTTTAAATTCAACGATAATTTCGACAATAAATTTGGAAATACGGTTGCCAATTTAACATGGAACAGTGTGCTATCCAA is from Paenimyroides aestuarii and encodes:
- a CDS encoding NUDIX hydrolase; translation: MKTLHIASVAIINPNKELLLVRKKNSEFYQLTGGKMQNGEQDIEAIIREAKEEIGLKIEPHQLTFLGSHQTKAVNEHNTVVHGSVYWLHVPFFEPIIANEIQEFVWMNKNNYQQYSWAHLAKELVQPKWLAL